Proteins co-encoded in one Prescottella sp. R16 genomic window:
- a CDS encoding nitroreductase, translating into MPDSLPVPPASRSVIVTEVPTSSLHADLGSLLDTRSSCRAFRPDPVLRGTIERILEMAQRTPSWCNTQPWQVAITEGEGTERFRKGLGEYVRSSPQEPDFPFPAEYQGEYGARRKECAMQLYSSVGIAAGDRRASAEQTMKNFDLFDAPHVAIITSDEALGVYGAVDCGLYVNTFLLAAHSLGVATVPQAALAGSAPYLHSFFDLPADRKVVCSISFGYADESHPANGFRTTRADIGTVATWVS; encoded by the coding sequence ATGCCGGACTCGCTTCCTGTCCCGCCCGCAAGTAGGAGTGTCATCGTGACCGAAGTGCCCACCTCAAGCCTTCACGCCGATCTGGGATCCCTGCTCGACACGCGCAGCAGTTGCCGCGCCTTCCGCCCGGACCCCGTCCTGCGCGGGACGATCGAACGGATCCTCGAGATGGCCCAGCGCACCCCGTCCTGGTGCAACACCCAGCCCTGGCAGGTGGCGATCACCGAAGGTGAGGGCACCGAACGGTTCCGGAAGGGGCTCGGCGAATACGTTCGCTCGTCCCCGCAGGAACCAGACTTCCCCTTCCCCGCCGAGTACCAGGGCGAGTACGGCGCGCGCCGCAAGGAATGCGCGATGCAGTTGTATTCGAGCGTGGGCATCGCGGCGGGGGATCGGCGTGCCTCGGCCGAGCAGACGATGAAGAACTTCGACCTCTTCGACGCCCCCCACGTCGCGATCATCACCTCGGACGAGGCGCTCGGGGTCTACGGCGCGGTCGACTGCGGGCTGTACGTCAACACCTTCCTCCTCGCTGCGCACAGCCTCGGCGTGGCCACCGTCCCACAGGCCGCGCTCGCCGGCAGCGCCCCCTATCTACACAGCTTCTTCGACCTTCCTGCCGACCGGAAGGTGGTCTGCTCGATCTCCTTCGGCTACGCCGACGAATCCCATCCCGCCAACGGGTTCCGCACCACCCGGGCTGACATCGGCACGGTCGCCACCTGGGTGTCCTGA
- a CDS encoding ISAs1 family transposase translates to MSDTGILDALDWVPDPRARRGVRHPLTVILSVSLAAVCAGARSFTAIAEWVHDAPADALGKLGVADRVPSESTIRRTLARVDAAVLDQVIGMWAWLRTRVVDGRRVIAVDGKTLRGARDAAGHLTHLLAALDHGSGVVLGQVEVGAKTNEIPLITDLLAPLDLTDAVVTADALHCQRATAEYIVGRGGHYVFTVKNNQKVLRDLLKSLPWNAIPVSSSTGGYGHGRRERRTIKATEVAGGLGFPHACQVLQVRRTVTRKGRRSVEVVYLVTSIPMTSAAPLQVAGWVRGHWAIENRLHWVRDVTFDEDRSAVRTGTGPQVMATIRNTVVSVLRLAGHDNIAAALRHHGRDPHRPIDLLHAA, encoded by the coding sequence GTGTCCGACACCGGGATCCTCGACGCGCTCGACTGGGTGCCCGATCCACGGGCCCGGCGTGGGGTCCGGCACCCGCTCACGGTGATCCTGTCGGTGTCCCTGGCCGCGGTGTGCGCCGGCGCGCGCTCGTTCACCGCCATCGCAGAGTGGGTCCATGATGCGCCGGCAGACGCGCTCGGGAAGCTGGGTGTGGCCGATCGGGTGCCGTCGGAATCGACGATCCGCCGCACCCTCGCCCGCGTCGACGCGGCCGTGTTGGACCAGGTCATCGGCATGTGGGCGTGGCTACGAACCCGGGTGGTCGACGGGCGCCGGGTGATCGCCGTCGACGGCAAGACGTTGCGAGGCGCGAGGGACGCGGCCGGGCATCTCACCCATCTGCTGGCCGCCCTCGACCACGGCAGCGGGGTGGTCCTCGGACAGGTCGAGGTCGGTGCGAAGACCAACGAGATCCCGCTGATCACCGACCTCCTCGCCCCACTCGACCTCACCGACGCGGTGGTCACCGCGGATGCCCTGCACTGTCAGCGGGCCACCGCCGAGTACATCGTCGGTCGGGGCGGGCATTACGTGTTCACCGTCAAGAACAACCAGAAGGTCCTGCGGGATCTGTTGAAGTCGTTGCCGTGGAACGCGATTCCTGTCTCGTCGTCGACCGGTGGGTATGGTCACGGGCGGCGGGAGCGGCGCACGATCAAGGCCACCGAGGTCGCCGGTGGGCTCGGGTTTCCACACGCCTGCCAGGTGTTGCAGGTGCGTCGCACCGTCACCAGGAAGGGCCGTAGATCCGTCGAGGTCGTCTACCTGGTCACCTCGATCCCGATGACCTCTGCCGCTCCGCTGCAGGTCGCCGGCTGGGTTCGCGGGCATTGGGCGATCGAGAACCGCCTGCACTGGGTCCGGGACGTCACCTTCGACGAAGACCGCTCCGCCGTCCGCACCGGCACCGGTCCGCAGGTGATGGCCACCATCCGCAACACCGTCGTCAGCGTCCTGCGGTTGGCCGGCCACGACAACATCGCAGCCGCGCTACGGCATCACGGCCGCGACCCGCATCGTCCGATCGATCTACTTCATGCCGCCTGA
- a CDS encoding AlpA family transcriptional regulator: MHTSEDYWLSREEVAGRLKLPVKTLAQWASQKKGPKYSVIGRYARYKMSDLIAWENAQATGGAA, translated from the coding sequence ATGCACACCAGCGAGGACTACTGGCTGAGCCGCGAGGAAGTGGCCGGCCGTCTCAAACTGCCCGTCAAGACGCTCGCGCAGTGGGCTAGCCAGAAGAAGGGCCCCAAGTACAGCGTCATCGGCCGATACGCCCGCTACAAGATGAGCGACCTCATCGCATGGGAGAACGCACAGGCCACGGGCGGCGCAGCATGA
- a CDS encoding helix-turn-helix domain-containing protein produces the protein METERGARVPDVIAKNIARLRKLRGLTVRQLSERLTELGSPMVPSGITKVEKGTRQVSAEELLLFAAALNASPADFVDGADPDTAEPIIVAPNLPPEKPFVVRAWFAGEWPIPVSADMQEFRQAAPSWFRDKEEQQERTFRHPAMMSLSSLKSFLHTAVLGEDAGDPQALAKAIRQESDRLAAYASLLADETEQKATNGR, from the coding sequence ATGGAAACAGAACGTGGCGCACGGGTCCCGGACGTCATCGCCAAGAACATCGCCCGACTTCGGAAGCTACGCGGACTGACTGTCCGTCAACTCTCGGAACGGCTTACCGAACTCGGCTCACCGATGGTCCCGTCTGGAATCACCAAGGTCGAGAAGGGCACGAGGCAGGTCTCCGCAGAAGAGTTACTTCTGTTCGCGGCAGCCCTGAACGCCAGCCCGGCCGATTTCGTCGACGGAGCCGACCCGGACACAGCGGAGCCCATCATTGTGGCCCCAAACCTTCCCCCCGAAAAGCCTTTCGTGGTTCGAGCATGGTTCGCCGGCGAATGGCCGATCCCCGTGTCTGCCGACATGCAAGAGTTCCGGCAGGCAGCCCCCTCATGGTTCCGGGACAAGGAAGAACAGCAAGAACGAACCTTCCGTCATCCGGCGATGATGTCCCTCTCTAGCCTCAAGTCATTTCTGCACACAGCAGTCCTCGGTGAGGATGCCGGCGATCCACAAGCGCTCGCAAAAGCGATCAGGCAAGAATCCGACAGGCTTGCCGCCTACGCTTCACTGCTTGCAGACGAAACCGAACAGAAGGCAACCAATGGCCGGTAG
- a CDS encoding 3'-5' exonuclease: MSDWTTRPICAFDLETTGRDPLSARIVTACVVTVDDGAPVARNWILDPGVDIPGDAAAIHGISTAWAREHGRDYVEGYREIRAALADAWNAGYAVVAFNAAYDLTVLDAEARRLGLPPLDDYGLVLDPYVIDREVDRYRRGKRTLGALCEHYGVDLGAAHEAQSDALAAAELARLLPRRFPELARLDDIMASQASWHAARQHDLLEYLQRVGRDASDVDGRWPIRTAA, translated from the coding sequence ATGAGTGACTGGACGACCCGACCGATCTGTGCGTTCGATCTGGAAACGACGGGGCGCGATCCACTTTCGGCGCGGATCGTGACGGCGTGTGTCGTCACTGTCGACGACGGCGCACCTGTCGCACGGAATTGGATTCTCGATCCGGGTGTCGACATTCCGGGGGATGCGGCCGCGATCCACGGCATTTCCACGGCCTGGGCGCGCGAGCACGGCCGTGACTACGTCGAGGGGTACCGGGAGATCCGGGCGGCCCTCGCCGACGCCTGGAATGCCGGGTACGCGGTTGTGGCGTTCAATGCGGCGTACGACCTGACGGTGCTCGACGCCGAGGCCCGCCGGCTCGGGCTTCCTCCGCTCGACGATTACGGTCTCGTTCTCGACCCGTATGTCATCGACCGGGAGGTGGACCGGTATCGCCGTGGCAAGCGCACGCTCGGCGCGCTGTGCGAGCACTACGGGGTCGATCTCGGGGCGGCCCACGAGGCGCAGTCCGATGCGCTGGCCGCGGCGGAGTTGGCCCGGCTGCTCCCCCGGCGGTTCCCCGAACTGGCCCGGCTCGACGACATCATGGCCAGTCAGGCGTCCTGGCATGCCGCCCGGCAACACGATCTGCTCGAGTATCTGCAGCGGGTGGGCCGCGATGCCTCCGATGTCGACGGCCGGTGGCCGATCCGCACCGCCGCCTGA
- a CDS encoding tyrosine-type recombinase/integrase translates to MAGRPPLRIGQHGTITRRDLGGGIWLAHCRFRDTDGVVRRAERRTPAGRRDQHGKIAEQELLDHLDTRRAPSEEDVTDATTITALVRTYLGRLEDDGRSAATMDTYKFAAGKLETKIGGVRVGEATAGRIDSAVRAMTKAHGPTMARQAKTILRGALGIAVIAGALDSNPVRDVAPIKSKTPPKGARLLTAAELRALLGVLGSSTFCAQNDLVDPITLLIATGLRRSELLALRWTDVDDKAGTVSVSGKVVRAKGVGLQRVEATKTAAGLRTIALPRFALEVLQRRAAEPQLGNLGVIFPSTAGTLRDPNNFGKQWRKVRDELGVPDATTHSFRKALATLIDEEGLSARVGADHLGHRHVSMTMDRYMSRGRTHAVVAELLDRAVAINDE, encoded by the coding sequence ATGGCCGGTAGACCTCCCCTGCGTATCGGTCAGCACGGCACGATCACCAGACGCGACCTCGGCGGCGGTATTTGGTTGGCGCACTGCCGCTTCCGCGACACCGACGGCGTCGTCCGTCGAGCCGAGCGGCGCACACCCGCTGGCCGACGAGATCAGCACGGGAAGATCGCCGAACAGGAACTACTCGACCACCTCGACACACGCCGAGCGCCAAGCGAGGAAGACGTCACCGACGCGACAACGATCACGGCGTTGGTGCGGACGTACCTCGGACGTTTGGAGGACGACGGACGATCGGCCGCGACGATGGACACCTACAAGTTCGCCGCCGGCAAGCTCGAAACGAAGATCGGCGGGGTCCGCGTCGGCGAGGCGACGGCCGGCCGAATCGACAGCGCGGTCCGGGCTATGACAAAGGCGCACGGGCCGACGATGGCGCGGCAGGCGAAGACGATCCTGCGCGGCGCTCTCGGTATCGCGGTCATCGCGGGGGCGCTCGACTCGAACCCCGTGCGCGACGTGGCGCCGATCAAGTCGAAGACACCACCGAAGGGAGCCCGACTGCTGACGGCCGCGGAACTGCGGGCCCTGCTCGGCGTGCTGGGTTCGTCGACGTTCTGCGCACAGAACGACCTCGTGGACCCGATCACCCTCCTGATCGCGACCGGACTCCGGCGATCCGAACTGCTGGCGCTGCGATGGACCGATGTCGATGACAAGGCCGGCACCGTGTCGGTGTCTGGGAAGGTGGTTCGAGCGAAGGGCGTCGGGCTACAGCGCGTCGAGGCAACGAAGACGGCCGCGGGACTGCGCACCATCGCGCTCCCCCGCTTCGCGCTCGAGGTGCTACAGCGGCGAGCGGCCGAACCTCAGCTCGGCAACCTCGGCGTGATCTTCCCATCGACGGCCGGCACATTGCGTGATCCGAACAACTTCGGGAAGCAGTGGCGGAAGGTCCGCGACGAGCTTGGGGTGCCCGACGCGACGACGCACAGCTTTCGAAAGGCGCTCGCGACGCTGATCGACGAAGAGGGGCTGTCGGCTCGTGTCGGTGCCGATCATCTCGGGCATCGGCACGTCAGCATGACGATGGATCGGTACATGAGCCGCGGCCGGACGCACGCGGTTGTGGCGGAACTTCTCGACCGGGCCGTTGCCATAAACGACGAATAA